DNA from Drosophila suzukii chromosome 2R, CBGP_Dsuzu_IsoJpt1.0, whole genome shotgun sequence:
GGTCTCGACATCCAAAATGGAGGTCTCTACCATCCAAGAGCCGCCTgctgttttttaacataacgAACATGTATTTCTCACTTGCATAAAATTACAGTGCTACTTTTACAAAACTAGGTACTCTTCCGGGTGAAATCTGCTTACATGTTTTTTGAGGATAGCTTTTTTTGGGGGatcgaaaatgaaaattaaataactAACTGAAAAATCACAAGACTAAGTGGGGATCGAGGGTGTACATGGGTTGTGGGCTGGTCCACCTACTCCACCTTCTCCGCCGCCGCCGTCGTCGTCGCCTTCCCGCTAGTCCGCCGGACGCTTTTCGCTGTGCTTCTTGGTGTAGTCCTCGGCGTTCTTGACGAACTTCTTGCGATCCTTGAGGAACTCCTCGGCCAGCTCCGCCCGCAGCGGATGCTCCGGCTCGGGGTCGTTGATAAGGTCAACCAGGGCCTGCACAACCTGATCGGTCCGGGTGGCCGGCTTCCAGTTCTCCGTACTAATGATGGGCAGGCAAACCTGGCCCTTCTCGTCGATGTTCGGATGATAGATCCGCGTCTTGAAGTTGATCTTCGGGGGCTTGAAGGGGTACTCCGCCGGGAAGTTGATCTCGATGCGGAAGGCGCCCTTGTTGTACGGCGGATTGTCGGGCACAATCAATCCCGTCCAGCGCAGCAGGTTGTCATCGTCCGCCTTGATGTCCCGGAAGGCCTTCAGTGTGTTGTCCTGCAAATCGCTTAATTCTTTTCGTAGGCGTCGCGGCGCAGTCATCGTGGTGtctgtttgtgtgtgtgtgtgtgggttttcttttgctgctgcttagtggtgtgtgtgtgttttgggGCAAGGGGCGGGGGCTCTGCTCTCTGCGTGTGCACTTTTGTTTGCCCTTGTGTGAGCTGCAAATCGATGGTCTCGCCTTCCGGATGAGTAATACGCTAGTTGGGGGCGCCGGCCTTTCGTTGTTGCTGTCTTCCCGGTGCTGCTCCAGTTGCCTTGTGTCACCTTTAATTTCCCCCAAATCAGCACGTAAGTCTGCGAATTTCTGAAAAATGGTTCGTACAAGAATCCCCCAAATGGCGTTAGGGTGTTTTTGGGACCTGCTCACACTGGCGCTGCGGTACTATTACACTAGTCAACAAATCGGTATCgatgttttatatttatacatttaaaattgctattttcatttatttactCGCTAATTGCACTTTAATAAATTACTACAGAAGCCAGGGTACTTATATATGACAGATACGGTGGTTACACGGTTTGTGTTTGTTGAATTGTTTATTTTAAGTCAGCTGTTTTTCTCTATTTATTTGTACTAGACCTTACCACTTTTCtataatatgtatatttaaaaaggtcatattttgttGAACTAAAAAGGGTTACGAACTTTTTTTCCGAACTTCCGTAAAATTAGTCGCAGCAAAAAGCAACAACCATTTTGGGTATACGAaggattttaaatatttttacatttttaaaaagtagcGGTTATCTATATTTCTAGCTATTTTTGTAATCGATAACCGGCAGCAGTGGCGGCAAACCAATCGATAAGCTACCGTTTTATTCGACTCCCATCGCTATCGCTGACTGCAACACGTGCGCCGCGTTAGTTTTGTTTTCCCCTCAAAATGACCAAAAAACTAGGACTTAAACGCAAAGGAAAGGATGCAGAGCCCACAAAAGAGGTGGCTGCCAGTTCCGAGGCCTCCGAgaacgaggaggaggaggtaaGACCACCTGACAAGCGAAGAGAATGTCAGACCCAAGTCACCTGCAtgtgtttttggtttttcaggaCCTGCTGCAGGCCGTCAAAGATCCGGGAGAAGACTCCACCGATGACGAGGGCATAGACCAGGAGTACCACTCAGACTCCAGCGAGGAACTGGAGTTCGAGAGCGACGAGGAGGGCAACTACCTGGGCAGGAAGCAATCCTCATCAGCAGAGGAAGATGAGGAAAGCGGTGATGAGGAGGGAgaggaagaggaggaggaagaTGACTCCGAGGATGAGAAGGAGGAAGAATCTCCCGGCACATCCAAGCAAAAGAAATCCGATGACAAGCCCAGCAGCAGCGGTGCCGCCACCAAGAAAGCTAGCACAAAAGAGCTGGCCAAAGGAGATCCTTCCAAGCCGGAGTACCAGGATTCAGACACCTCCGACGAGGAGGACATACGAAACACTGTGGGCAACATACCTATGCACTGGTATGACGAATACAAGCACATCGGCTACGACTGGGATGCCAAGAAAATCATAAAACCACCACAAGGCGATCAGATCGATGAGTTCCTGCGTAAGATCGAAGACCCAGACTTTTGGCGCACTGTCAAGGATCCGCTGACCGGTCAGGATGTGCGTCTAACAGACGAGGACATTGCCCTGATCAAGCGTATCGTCTCGGGTCGAATCCCCAACAAGGATCACGATGAGTACGAACCCTGGATCGAGTGGTTCACCTCGGAGGTGGAAAAGATGCCCATCAAGAACGTGCCCGACCACAAGCGCTCCTTCCTGCCCTCCGTGTCCGAAAAGAAGCGCGTGTCGCGCATGGTGCACGCCCTGAAGATGGGCTGGATGAAGACCACCGAGGAGGTGCAGCGGGAGAAGCAAGCCAAGCGCGGTCCCAAGTTCTATATGCTGTGGGAGACGGACACCAGTCGGGAGCACATGCGACGCATCCACGATCCCGTCTCGGCGCCCAAGCGCGACCTGCCCGGTCATGCCGAGTCCTACAATCCACCGCCAGAGTACCTATTCGATGCGAAGGAGACCAAGGAGTGGCTGAAGCTCAAGGACGAGCCACACAAGCGCAAGTTGCACTTCATGCCACAGAAGTTCAAATCGCTGCGGGAGGTGCCCGCCTATTCGAGATACCTTCGCGAGCGCTTCCTTCGTTGCCTGGATCTTTACCTGTGTCCTCGCGCCAAGCGTGTCAAGCTCAACATCGATGCCGAGTACCTCATCCCCAAGCTGCCTTCGCCGCGTGACCTTCAGCCTTTTCCCACGGTGGAGAGTATGGTTTACCGCGGCCACACCGATCTGGTGCGATCTGTTAGCGTGGAGCCCAAGGGCGAGTACCTTGTCTCCGGCTCTGATGATAAAACTGTCAAGAGTGAGTGCTATCCCTTCTTACGAATATCTTAATATACTAATTATAAGTCCCTTCTTTGCAGTTTGGGAAATTGCCACAGGCCGTTGCATCCGAACAATTGAAACCGACGAAGTGGTGCGCTGCGTGGCTTGGTGCCCCAATCCTAAGCTCTCCATCATTGCTGTGGCCACCGGCTATCGTCTGCTGCTCGTCAATCCTAAAGTGGGCGACAAGGTGCTGGTTAAGAAGACCGACGATCTGTTAGCTGAGGCGCCCCCTCAGGATGTTCTTGAAAGTGAGCGCATTAAGACGGCGGTCCAATGGTCCAATGCAGAGGCTGAGGAGCAGGAGAAGGGCGTACGGGTGGTGATCACCCACTTCAAACCCATTCGCCAGGTTACCTGGCACGGCCGTGGTGACTACCTGGCCACTGTGATGCCCGAGGGTGCCAACCGCTCGGCGTTGATCCATCAGCTGTCCAAGCGGCGCTCACAGATTCCGTTCTCCAAGAGCAAGGGTCTCATCCAATTCGTGCTCTTCCATCCCGTGAAGCCTTGCTTCTTTG
Protein-coding regions in this window:
- the Ubc10 gene encoding ubiquitin-conjugating enzyme E2-18 kDa, whose product is MTAPRRLRKELSDLQDNTLKAFRDIKADDDNLLRWTGLIVPDNPPYNKGAFRIEINFPAEYPFKPPKINFKTRIYHPNIDEKGQVCLPIISTENWKPATRTDQVVQALVDLINDPEPEHPLRAELAEEFLKDRKKFVKNAEDYTKKHSEKRPAD
- the LOC108008316 gene encoding ribosome biogenesis protein BOP1 homolog produces the protein MTKKLGLKRKGKDAEPTKEVAASSEASENEEEEDLLQAVKDPGEDSTDDEGIDQEYHSDSSEELEFESDEEGNYLGRKQSSSAEEDEESGDEEGEEEEEEDDSEDEKEEESPGTSKQKKSDDKPSSSGAATKKASTKELAKGDPSKPEYQDSDTSDEEDIRNTVGNIPMHWYDEYKHIGYDWDAKKIIKPPQGDQIDEFLRKIEDPDFWRTVKDPLTGQDVRLTDEDIALIKRIVSGRIPNKDHDEYEPWIEWFTSEVEKMPIKNVPDHKRSFLPSVSEKKRVSRMVHALKMGWMKTTEEVQREKQAKRGPKFYMLWETDTSREHMRRIHDPVSAPKRDLPGHAESYNPPPEYLFDAKETKEWLKLKDEPHKRKLHFMPQKFKSLREVPAYSRYLRERFLRCLDLYLCPRAKRVKLNIDAEYLIPKLPSPRDLQPFPTVESMVYRGHTDLVRSVSVEPKGEYLVSGSDDKTVKIWEIATGRCIRTIETDEVVRCVAWCPNPKLSIIAVATGYRLLLVNPKVGDKVLVKKTDDLLAEAPPQDVLESERIKTAVQWSNAEAEEQEKGVRVVITHFKPIRQVTWHGRGDYLATVMPEGANRSALIHQLSKRRSQIPFSKSKGLIQFVLFHPVKPCFFVATQHNIRIYDLVKQELVKKLLTNSKWISGMSIHPKGDNLLVSTYDKKMLWFDLDLSTKPYQTMRLHRNAVRSVAFHLRYPLFASGSDDQAVIVSHGMVYNDLLQNPLIVPLKKLQTHEKRDEFGVLDVNWHPVQPWVFSTGADCTIRLYT